A region from the Corylus avellana chromosome ca7, CavTom2PMs-1.0 genome encodes:
- the LOC132188126 gene encoding probable LRR receptor-like serine/threonine-protein kinase At3g47570, with the protein MTLLCFQPAATAAASPTNETDRVALLKFKEMIPNDPFNIFTSWNDSIHLCNWQGVTCGRKHQRVTGLELSAYTLGGSISPYIGNLSFLSFVDFSGNFLHGEIPQQLAHLFRLKHLNLSSNLLAGEIPSNFTNCPQLRVLDFLGNNLTGNIPIELGSLKRLELLDVSTNHLTGGIPPSLGNVSSLQALDFSLNYFVGNIPDEIGHLQSLFYFGVVENDMFGTFPYSFYNISTLKSIEVGSNRLNGTLPANIGLTLSNLLNLNIGYNEFSGPIPVSLSNASQLEFLYLSENNFVGQVPTDLGNLLHLSLLDVGENLNLGSNSAKDLDFLTSLENCTKLEVLAFSLNNFGGSLPHSIGNLSKQLSTLYMGANQIFGTIPKALENLINLSILDMSENLFTGTIPTYFGKLQKLQELSLYGNILSGDIPSSLGNLTRLGDLNLYQNKLEGSIPSSFGNCKSLQLLNISKNNLSGAVPETSLSSQLLRLDLSQNSLTGILPMEVGNLKNIYYFDVSENNFLGEIPETIGNCLSLQNLYLQDNSFEGNLPPSLASLKNLHYANLSRNNFSGIIPKDLQKVSVLLYLNLSFNNLVGEN; encoded by the exons atgACCCTCCTATGCTTCCAACCTGCCGCTACTGCTGCTGCCTCTCCAACCAACGAGACAGATCGTGTGGCTCTactcaaattcaaagaaatgatACCCAATGACCCATTTAACATCTTCACCTCTTGGAATGATTCCATCCACTTGTGCAACTGGCAGGGAGTTACATGCGGCCGCAAGCATCAAAGAGTTACGGGCTTGGAACTATCGGCCTATACCTTAGGTGGATCCATATCACCTTACATTGGCAACCTCAGCTTTCTTAGTTTCGTCGACTTCTCAGGCAACTTCTTACATGGCGAAATTCCACAACAACTCGCTCATCTCTTCCGGCTGAAACATCTCAATCTTAGCAGTAACTTGTTAGCAGGGGAAATTCCAAGCAACTTTACCAACTGTCCTCAACTCAGAGTCCTGGACTTCCTAGGGAATAATCTTACTGGGAATATTCCTATTGAGTTGGGCTCTTTAAAGAGGCTTGAGTTGCTTGACGTTTCCACAAATCATTTGACGGGAGGCATCCCACCTTCTCTGGGAAATGTTTCTTCACTCCAAGCACTTGACTTTTCGCTTAATTATTTCGTGGGAAATATTCCAGATGAAATAGGTCATTTGCAAAGCTTATTTTACTTCGGAGTTGTGGAAAATGATATGTTTGGTACGTTCCCTTATTCCTTTTACAATATATCAACTCTGAAGAGCATTGAAGTCGGAAGTAACCGACTTAATGGCACTCTTCCAGCCAATATAGGCCTCACTCTCTCTAATCTCCTAAACTTGAACATCGGTTATAACGAATTCTCTGGTCCAATCCCAGTTTCACTATCCAATGCTTCCCAGCTTGAATTTCTCTATCTTTCCGAAAACAATTTCGTGGGACAAGTTCCAACTGATCTAGGCAACCTGCTACATCTCTCTCTTTTAGATGTTGGTGAAAATCTTAATCTTGGAAGTAATTCAGCCAAGGACTTAGATTTCTTAACATCTTTGGAAAACTGCACCAAGCTGGAAGTGCTAGCTTTTTCTCTTAACAATTTTGGAGGTAGTTTACCTCATTCTATAGGAAATTTGTCGAAGCAACTTAGTACTTTATACATGGGTGCCAATCAAATATTTGGAACTATTCCTAAAGCATTAGAGAATCTCATCAACTTAAGTATCCTCGACATGTCGGAAAACCTGTTCACAGGTACCATTCCCACTTATTTTGGAAAGTTACAGAAGCTGCAAGAATTGTCTTTGTATGGAAACATATTGTCGGGGGATATACCATCATCTCTAGGCAACCTCACTCGATTGGGCGATCTTAATTTATATCAGAACAAATTGGAAGGGAGCATTCCATCAAGTTTTGGAAACTGCAAGAGTTTGCAGCtcttaaatatttcaaaaaataaccTTAGCGGAGCCGTACCCGAAACGAGTCTTTCTTCCCAATTACTACGACTCGACTTATCACAAAACTCGTTAACGGGCATCCTACCTATGGAAGTaggcaatttgaaaaatatttactaTTTTGATGTCTCTGAAAACAATTTCCTTGGTGAGATTCCtgaaaccattggaaattgctTGAGTTTGCAGAATCTTTACTTGCAAGATAATTCGTTTGAAGGAAACCTTCCTCCATCTTTGGCATCCTTGAAAAACCTTCACTATGCAAATCTTTCACGAAACAACTTTTCAGGAATAATTCCCAAAGATCTACAGAAAGTTTCTGTTCTACTGTATTTGAATCTTTCATTTAACAATTTGGTGGGGGAG AACTAA
- the LOC132187463 gene encoding probable LRR receptor-like serine/threonine-protein kinase At3g47570: MKEGKSHVFKLTVIIVSGVLCFILFSSFLVLYRRRKTKKESSSTLPKTNFLSNVSYKELYQTTDGFSPTNLIGSGSFGSVYKGILAQEKRMVAVKVLNLQQKGAFKSFMAECNALRNIRHRNLVKILTCCSSVDYNGNEFKALVYEFMANGNLDKWLHHDRENESPQRYLNLLQRLNIAIDVASSLHYLHDHCETPIIHCDLKPSNVLLDDDMIAKVSDFGLARILFATNDDSQNQTSTVGIKGTIGYAAPEYGMGGEASAQGDVYSYGIFLLEMFTGKRPTDKMFKDGFNLHNFVKMASTEKLVQVVDPNLLTREVEDLEVATEDGYNNDDHNDIEAVEERVLIENLSHMNSNVQKCLLSIFKISLACSLAAPNERIKMEDVTRELLRIKTDFLQVRIHE, from the exons ATGAAGGAAGGAAAATCTCATGTATTTAAATTAACTGTCATAATTGTTAGTggggttttatgttttattctattttcatcatttcttgTCCTTTATAGgaggagaaaaacaaaaaaagaatcatcTTCTACACTCCCCAAAACCAACTTTCTTTCAAATGTTTCGTATAAGGAGCTTTATCAAACTACTGATGGATTTTCTCCTACCAATTTAATTGGATCTGGTAGTTTTGGCTCCGTATATAAAGGAATTCTTGCTCAGGAAAAAAGGATGGTTGCTGTGAAAGTGTTAAACCTTCAACAAAAAGGAGCTTTCAAGAGTTTTATGGCTGAATGCAATGCGTTAAGAAATATACGGCATCGAAATCTCGTGAAGATCTTAACTTGTTGCTCAAGCGTGGACTATAACGGCAATGAATTCAAAGCACTAGTTTACGAATTCATGGCAAATGGAAATTTAGACAAGTGGCTGCACCATGATAGAGAGAATGAAAGTCCACAAAGATATTTGAACCTTCTTCAAAGACTAAATATTGCGATTGATGTAGCTTCTTCACTACATTATCTGCATGATCATTGTGAAACACCAATcattcattgtgatttgaagccaAGCAATGTTCTTCTTGACGACGACATGATTGCTAAAGtaagtgattttggtttggcaagGATACTCTTTGCAACAAATGATGATTCTCAAAATCAAACGAGCACAGTTGGAATAAAGGGTACTATTGGCTACGCTGCTCCAG AGTATGGAATGGGTGGTGAGGCATCAGCACAAGGAGATGTCTATAGCTATGGGATTTTTTTGTTGGAGATGTTCACAGGAAAGAGACCCACCGACAAAATGTTTAAAGATGGTTTCAACCTTCATAACTTTGTTAAAATGGCATCAACAGAAAAACTTGTTCAAGTTGTAGACCCAAATCTTCTCACAAGAGAAGTGGAAGATTTAGAAGTGGCAACAGAAGATGGCTACAACAACGATGATCACAATGATATTGAGGCAGTAGAAGAAAGAGTCCTTATTGAGAACCTAAGCCATATGAATTCTAATGTGCAAAAGTGCCTACTTTCAATTTTCAAGATCAGCCTTGCTTGTTCATTAGCAGCCCCAAATGAAAGAATAAAGATGGAAGATGTCACTAGGGAACTACTTCGGATCAAAACAGATTTTCTACAAGTCAGGATCCATGAATAA